The following coding sequences lie in one Phragmites australis chromosome 8, lpPhrAust1.1, whole genome shotgun sequence genomic window:
- the LOC133927632 gene encoding uncharacterized protein LOC133927632, translating into MAAANALDGHNWMYPLEFALFDSETKENWTWFMYQLAKAIGTGPNIAICTYACKGLEVAVKKILPNCEKRKCLRHLMDNLAKRKIGPIYGNLWPAARAYRPEIFEHYLNKVLVADPEVGQWLNKHHNALWARSKFSTEIKCDFITNNLAKSWNGWIKDFKDLLVDILADAIMEKIAMMWAKRRKIGNRMQGKILPSIVHQLNTGTHGLGNMRVMMGAKDITKVIELLHGLDVMSHVVNLGDHKCTCREWQITGKSCPHVLAAIST; encoded by the coding sequence ATGGCAGCTGCAAATGCATTGGATGGCCATAACTGGATGTATCCTTTGGAATTTGCATTGTTTGATTCAGAGACTAAGGAGAATTGGACTTGGTTCATGTACCAGTTGGCTAAAGCCATAGGAACAGGTCCAAACATTGCTATCTGTACATATGCTTGTAAAGGTCTTGAAGTTGCAGTGAAGAAGATATTGCCTAACTGTGAGAAAAGGAAATGCTTGAGGCATTTGATGGACAACCTTGCCAAAAGGAAGATAGGGCCTATATATGGCAATTTGtggcctgcagctagagcataCAGGCCAGAGATATTTGAGCATTACTTGAATAAAGTCCTTGTAGCTGATCCTGAAGTTGGGCAGTGGCTAAACAAGCATCACAATGCTCTGTGGGCAAGGAGCAAGTTCTCAACTGAGATAAAATGTGACTTCATCACTAATAACTTGGCTAAATCATGGAATGGATGGATAAAGGACTTCAAAGACCTTCTAGTTGATATCCTAGCAGATGCAATCATGGAGAAGATAGCCATGATGTGGGCTAAGAGAAGGAAGATAGGAAACAGAATGCAAGGGAAGATACTACCAAGTATTGTTCATCAACTCAATACAGGCACTCATGGTTTAGGTAACATGAGGGTCATGATGGGTGCAAAAGACATAACTAAAGTCATTGAGCTCCTACATGGGTTAGATGTGATGAGCCATGTTGTGAACCTGGGAGACCACAAGTGCACTTGTAGGGAATGGCAAATTACAGGGAAGTCATGTCCACATGTACTAGCTGCTATATCTACATAA